Proteins co-encoded in one Streptomyces sp. JH34 genomic window:
- a CDS encoding tetratricopeptide repeat protein: MTGRNDGRATEQGRVYQASGDQHITEHHHHSAAWAGPDSVRHPPIGRAPAILRDRGELVGRLKEAVTEDAGSTVFVLHGLGGCGKTAVACALFEHATRERGRLGLWVNASDQASLRAGMLAVAADRGAGDGELMAARNGLRAAADLVWDHLDRSDAPWLLVLDNADDPAVLRDGGWLRTSPRGTVLVTTRQAAGHWWPAAELLYVGVLPREEAAQVLRDLAPGTGSAEDAAAIADSLGRLPLALTLAGGFLAHQVIDPWTMVEYGRRLQERPDPIELIDQGAVEAGNDSRHLVSGTWQLSLNSLTGQNLPEAVTLLRLLACWSNDPLPLSLLANARLDLPLPADRVELALRGLLDHSLTELVPGDIRCLRTHGVLLDSVARITPVDERDQLAAAAAGLLLHSLPASPVRGLRDSLLTPLAPHVLALLRRVITWPEITIGTAESAATCVLRLVTAQHRSGDYASALAMAEQATTLVRRRLGNDHVLVLRLRQRIGKATDRLGRLEEAADLHRGLLDDLERVCGPEALDTLTTCLHLSRPLVWLGQVTEAVQLMHRAVAGRAELLGPWHPLTLEARACLLELPPGPELDREALAGTDLVADCRRELGPDHPITLSADLNCAGALLNTGKHAEALLSARRALAAHERRFGTRYPITLAARSLLSNVLHAVGEDREAIEQAEIVRKWRERVLGPEHPWTRAIRDKLARYRRSLAEATSPDPN, encoded by the coding sequence GTGACCGGCCGCAACGACGGCCGGGCCACTGAACAGGGACGCGTCTACCAGGCTTCCGGTGACCAGCACATCACCGAACACCACCATCACAGTGCCGCCTGGGCCGGCCCGGACTCGGTAAGGCATCCGCCCATCGGCCGAGCACCGGCGATCCTGAGGGATCGCGGCGAACTCGTCGGACGCCTGAAGGAGGCCGTGACCGAGGACGCCGGGAGCACCGTGTTCGTCCTGCACGGCCTGGGAGGATGCGGGAAGACTGCCGTTGCGTGCGCACTCTTCGAACACGCCACCCGCGAACGCGGACGCCTGGGCCTGTGGGTCAATGCCTCCGATCAGGCATCCCTACGGGCCGGGATGCTTGCTGTGGCCGCCGACCGAGGCGCCGGCGACGGTGAGCTGATGGCCGCGCGCAACGGCTTACGCGCGGCTGCGGACTTGGTCTGGGACCATCTCGACCGGTCCGACGCACCATGGCTGCTGGTGCTGGACAACGCCGATGACCCAGCGGTGCTACGGGACGGCGGATGGCTGCGCACCAGCCCGCGCGGAACCGTCCTCGTGACGACACGGCAGGCTGCCGGACACTGGTGGCCCGCCGCTGAGCTGCTGTACGTGGGTGTCCTGCCGCGTGAGGAGGCGGCTCAGGTCCTGCGTGATCTCGCCCCGGGAACGGGTTCCGCCGAGGACGCGGCCGCCATCGCCGACAGCCTCGGCCGACTCCCGCTCGCCCTGACTCTGGCCGGCGGGTTCCTGGCCCACCAGGTGATCGACCCCTGGACGATGGTGGAGTACGGGCGTCGTCTGCAGGAGCGTCCGGACCCCATCGAGCTGATCGACCAGGGAGCCGTCGAGGCGGGCAACGACTCGCGGCACCTGGTCAGCGGAACGTGGCAACTCTCGCTGAACTCCCTGACCGGGCAGAACCTGCCCGAGGCCGTCACCCTGTTGCGCCTTCTGGCCTGCTGGTCGAACGACCCGCTGCCCCTGTCGCTGCTGGCCAACGCCCGGCTCGACCTGCCCCTGCCCGCAGACCGGGTGGAACTGGCACTTCGGGGACTGCTCGACCACTCGCTCACCGAACTCGTCCCCGGCGACATCCGCTGCCTGCGCACGCACGGAGTGCTGCTCGACAGCGTCGCACGCATCACCCCGGTCGATGAACGCGACCAACTCGCCGCCGCGGCAGCCGGACTCCTTCTCCACTCCCTACCTGCATCCCCGGTACGCGGCTTGCGGGACAGCCTCCTCACCCCCCTCGCTCCCCATGTCCTGGCGCTGCTTCGCCGCGTCATCACCTGGCCTGAGATCACGATCGGCACCGCCGAGTCCGCAGCCACCTGCGTCCTGCGCCTGGTGACGGCCCAGCATCGCTCCGGCGATTACGCATCTGCACTGGCCATGGCCGAACAAGCGACGACTCTCGTACGACGACGACTGGGAAACGATCACGTCCTGGTGCTGCGCCTGCGGCAGCGGATCGGGAAGGCGACCGATCGTCTGGGGCGCCTTGAGGAGGCAGCGGATCTCCACCGCGGGCTGCTCGACGACCTCGAACGGGTCTGCGGTCCCGAGGCGCTCGACACCCTGACCACCTGCCTCCATCTGTCCCGCCCGCTGGTCTGGCTCGGTCAAGTGACGGAAGCCGTGCAGTTGATGCACCGGGCGGTTGCCGGGCGAGCCGAACTGCTGGGCCCGTGGCACCCGCTGACACTGGAGGCGAGGGCATGTCTGCTCGAACTGCCTCCTGGCCCGGAGTTGGACCGAGAGGCACTGGCAGGAACGGATCTGGTCGCCGACTGTCGCCGTGAGCTGGGCCCGGACCACCCGATCACACTGTCGGCCGACCTCAACTGCGCAGGTGCGCTGCTCAACACCGGAAAGCACGCCGAAGCATTGCTGTCGGCCCGCCGTGCGCTGGCGGCGCATGAACGCCGGTTCGGAACTCGATACCCCATCACGCTGGCGGCACGAAGCCTGCTCAGCAACGTCCTGCACGCGGTCGGCGAGGACCGGGAAGCCATCGAACAGGCGGAAATCGTCAGGAAATGGCGCGAGCGGGTACTCGGTCCGGAGCACCCGTGGACGAGGGCAATCCGGGACAAGCTCGCGCGGTACCGGCGTTCCCTGGCAGAGGCAACGTCACCAGACCCGAACTGA
- a CDS encoding formyltransferase family protein yields the protein MRIILISYSAQGFALLHRVCERAGHTPVAYLHARSLRPGEPSRRGAGDVVGEIVDALPNGMDLLIPGRKSMLPHIIAGYQADLIVCYGFPWKLPSAVLRSTNLGAINVHTSMLPKYRGPIPVNWAIRNGDKDIGVSIHWMESEFDSGGILAQEAGIALGDDVAPQLLWEEVDRFIERLLPRALSLAVAGSPGTPQEERSATYAGWMEPEFSQIEWNTAREDIHNQVRAVRFGSSGRSGPVAVVADRRLRVLRTSLQPADGIKVMCGDGPVWITESAPVADSDS from the coding sequence ATGCGCATTATTCTGATTTCATACTCCGCGCAGGGCTTCGCCCTCCTGCACCGCGTGTGCGAGCGGGCCGGACACACGCCCGTCGCTTACCTGCACGCTCGGTCGCTGCGGCCGGGCGAGCCGTCGCGACGCGGTGCGGGCGATGTCGTGGGCGAGATCGTCGACGCCCTGCCGAACGGGATGGATCTGCTGATTCCGGGCCGGAAGAGCATGTTGCCGCACATCATCGCGGGATACCAGGCCGATCTCATCGTCTGCTACGGCTTCCCCTGGAAGCTACCGTCGGCGGTACTCCGGTCGACGAACTTGGGGGCCATCAACGTGCATACGTCGATGCTGCCGAAGTACCGAGGCCCCATTCCGGTCAACTGGGCGATCAGGAACGGCGACAAGGATATCGGCGTCAGCATCCACTGGATGGAGAGCGAATTCGACTCCGGCGGGATCCTGGCGCAGGAGGCAGGTATCGCGTTGGGCGACGATGTCGCCCCCCAGTTGTTGTGGGAAGAGGTTGACCGATTCATCGAGCGGCTTCTGCCCCGCGCGCTCTCGCTGGCCGTGGCCGGTTCGCCTGGTACACCGCAGGAGGAGAGGTCGGCCACCTACGCGGGGTGGATGGAACCCGAGTTCTCTCAGATCGAGTGGAACACCGCCAGGGAAGATATCCACAACCAGGTACGCGCCGTCAGGTTCGGCAGCTCCGGAAGATCCGGCCCAGTTGCCGTGGTGGCTGACCGTCGTCTGCGAGTACTGAGGACATCGTTGCAGCCGGCGGACGGAATCAAGGTGATGTGTGGAGATGGACCCGTGTGGATCACGGAGTCCGCACCGGTGGCGGACTCCGATTCCTGA
- a CDS encoding DUF6879 family protein yields the protein MLSSQAHGPGLRLGLDDYSEDFGRHFWGSGPEGFWKLERQQSFQEPGVESWEAFRKGRWDEALALIEEQRGHYEEYLRRIAGSGFALHRVRCVEEPIAPYLQWELHLLNLKAQCGEDTRVLSGDGILRHEAQHPLPEVVVLGSSVMYEVLYDDDGKLAGGIRFDDPRDISRWRKTIQEMHRAAESLDDFFTRRIAQLPPPTVTEE from the coding sequence ATGCTTAGCTCACAGGCCCACGGCCCAGGTCTGCGCCTCGGGCTTGACGACTACTCCGAGGACTTCGGTCGCCATTTCTGGGGTTCCGGCCCCGAGGGTTTCTGGAAGCTTGAACGTCAGCAGAGCTTCCAGGAGCCGGGGGTGGAGAGCTGGGAGGCCTTCCGCAAGGGGCGCTGGGATGAGGCCCTGGCGCTGATCGAGGAACAGCGGGGGCACTACGAGGAGTACCTCCGGCGAATCGCCGGAAGCGGATTCGCCCTCCACCGTGTCCGCTGTGTGGAGGAGCCCATCGCTCCGTACCTCCAGTGGGAGCTCCACCTGCTGAACCTGAAGGCCCAGTGCGGGGAGGACACGAGAGTCCTCAGCGGGGACGGAATCCTCCGGCACGAAGCGCAGCATCCGCTTCCGGAGGTCGTGGTCCTCGGCTCCTCGGTGATGTACGAGGTGCTTTATGACGACGACGGGAAACTCGCCGGCGGTATCCGCTTCGACGATCCACGCGACATTTCCCGATGGCGGAAGACGATCCAGGAGATGCACCGGGCTGCTGAGTCGTTGGACGACTTCTTCACTCGCCGGATCGCCCAACTGCCTCCGCCGACCGTGACCGAGGAGTAG
- a CDS encoding esterase yields the protein MTNPINALDVPISSHVLPLHSIAAHPMPSGVRGALVQRFSVLPDGPLDVTWLAAESPRLPLGRIRLRWEPASPTGWNVTAHLGLATAEVHLASWPAAPDDWPHLAHPTIHEVLGLCAALTVATAALDLSNRLAQV from the coding sequence ATGACCAACCCCATCAACGCCCTGGATGTTCCTATCTCGTCGCACGTCCTTCCACTCCACAGCATCGCCGCGCACCCCATGCCGAGCGGTGTACGCGGCGCTCTGGTCCAGCGTTTCTCCGTCCTGCCCGACGGGCCGCTCGACGTCACCTGGCTCGCCGCCGAATCCCCGAGGCTCCCTCTCGGACGCATTCGCCTCCGCTGGGAGCCGGCTTCCCCCACCGGCTGGAACGTCACCGCCCACCTGGGCCTGGCCACCGCCGAGGTACATCTCGCCTCCTGGCCCGCAGCACCGGACGACTGGCCGCATCTGGCCCATCCGACCATCCACGAGGTACTCGGCCTGTGCGCCGCACTCACCGTCGCGACCGCCGCCCTCGATCTCTCGAACCGCCTCGCCCAGGTCTGA